One genomic region from Myxocyprinus asiaticus isolate MX2 ecotype Aquarium Trade chromosome 27, UBuf_Myxa_2, whole genome shotgun sequence encodes:
- the LOC127418177 gene encoding transcription factor atoh8-like isoform X2: MKNPHLINSHCKILNSVSGDKKLKRKARDPIKCVSDGNVPYFKLYKNSHLVDETLVNNCVKEPHDVEIIAPRDDSIGHDIFNSALDMRINTGITGDMSDSKQRSISDVGVHNKIAQTSADVSGLSSQQVFVWSQRAVSQAPTGSDRSESAESHTKRAGEPSGVVTEIKAIQQTRRLLANARERTRVHTISAAFEALRKQVPCYSYGQKLSKLAILRIACNYILSLAQLADLDYTPDHRNMSFRECVEKCTRTLQAEGRAKKRKE, encoded by the exons ATGAAGAATCCACATCTAATCAATAGTCATTGCAAGATCCTAAATTCTGTGTCTGGAGACAAGAAATTAAAACGGAAAGCCAGAGATCCCATTAAGTGTGTCAGTGACGGAAATGTACCTTACTTTAAATTGTACAAGAACTCGCATCTCGTGGACGAGACCCTGGTTAATAACTGTGTAAAGGAGCCGCACGATGTGGAAATAATCGCACCGAGGGATGACAGCATCGGACACGATATTTTCAATAGCGCTCTCGATATGAGAATTAACACCGGGATTACTGGAGACATGTCCGACTCGAAACAGAGGTCCATCTCCGACGTGGGTGTCCATAACAAAATAGCTCAAACAAGCGCAGACGTTTCGGGTTTGAGCAGTCAACAGGTTTTTGTGTGGTCTCAGCGCGCAGTCTCGCAGGCGCCTACAGGCAGCGACAGGAGCGAGTCCGCGGAATCACACACGAAACGCGCGGGAGAGCCGTCTGGCGTCGTCACGGAGATCAAAGCCATTCAGCAGACGCGCAGGCTGCTTGCGAACGCGCGAGAGAGGACGCGGGTGCACACCATCAGTGCAGCATTTGAGGCGCTCAGAAAGCAG GTACCCTGCTACTCTTATGGGCAGAAGCTTTCCAAGCTGGCTATATTAAGAATAGCTTGCAACTACATACTGTCCCTAGCTCAGCTTGCAGACCTGGACTATACCCCAGACCACCGCAATATGAGCTTCAGAGAGTGTGTGGAGAAGTGCACTCGAACTCTACAGGCCGAGGGTCGCGCCAAGAAGAGGAAG GAATAA
- the LOC127418177 gene encoding transcription factor atoh8-like isoform X1 has protein sequence MKNPHLINSHCKILNSVSGDKKLKRKARDPIKCVSDGNVPYFKLYKNSHLVDETLVNNCVKEPHDVEIIAPRDDSIGHDIFNSALDMRINTGITGDMSDSKQRSISDVGVHNKIAQTSADVSGLSSQQVFVWSQRAVSQAPTGSDRSESAESHTKRAGEPSGVVTEIKAIQQTRRLLANARERTRVHTISAAFEALRKQVPCYSYGQKLSKLAILRIACNYILSLAQLADLDYTPDHRNMSFRECVEKCTRTLQAEGRAKKRKVNS, from the exons ATGAAGAATCCACATCTAATCAATAGTCATTGCAAGATCCTAAATTCTGTGTCTGGAGACAAGAAATTAAAACGGAAAGCCAGAGATCCCATTAAGTGTGTCAGTGACGGAAATGTACCTTACTTTAAATTGTACAAGAACTCGCATCTCGTGGACGAGACCCTGGTTAATAACTGTGTAAAGGAGCCGCACGATGTGGAAATAATCGCACCGAGGGATGACAGCATCGGACACGATATTTTCAATAGCGCTCTCGATATGAGAATTAACACCGGGATTACTGGAGACATGTCCGACTCGAAACAGAGGTCCATCTCCGACGTGGGTGTCCATAACAAAATAGCTCAAACAAGCGCAGACGTTTCGGGTTTGAGCAGTCAACAGGTTTTTGTGTGGTCTCAGCGCGCAGTCTCGCAGGCGCCTACAGGCAGCGACAGGAGCGAGTCCGCGGAATCACACACGAAACGCGCGGGAGAGCCGTCTGGCGTCGTCACGGAGATCAAAGCCATTCAGCAGACGCGCAGGCTGCTTGCGAACGCGCGAGAGAGGACGCGGGTGCACACCATCAGTGCAGCATTTGAGGCGCTCAGAAAGCAG GTACCCTGCTACTCTTATGGGCAGAAGCTTTCCAAGCTGGCTATATTAAGAATAGCTTGCAACTACATACTGTCCCTAGCTCAGCTTGCAGACCTGGACTATACCCCAGACCACCGCAATATGAGCTTCAGAGAGTGTGTGGAGAAGTGCACTCGAACTCTACAGGCCGAGGGTCGCGCCAAGAAGAGGAAGGTAAATAGTT GA